From Microcoleus sp. FACHB-672:
AAACCCAGCGCTCTGCTAGAGTGGGCGCAAATGGCTCAGCAAGCCGGCTTCACTGCTGCTTTATCCTCCGACCATTTCCACCCCTGGAGTGAGCAACAAGGAGAAAGCGGGTTTGCTTGGTCTTGGCTGGGTGCGGCAATGCAGGCAACATCCCTCTCTTTTGGGGTTGTTTGTGCTCCTGGACAGCGCTATCACCCAGCCATTATCGCCCAAGCTGCGGCAACCCTGGCTGAGATGTTCCCGGATCGCTTTTGGGTGGCCCTCGGTAGTGGTCAGGCGCTGAATGAACAAATCACCGGCACGGTATGGCCGGCTAAAGCTGAGCGCAACGCCCGTCTTAAAGAATGTATTGAAATCATTCGCGCTTTATGGGCCGGCGAAACGGTAACCCATCATGGGCGAGTTTGCGTTGAAGAAGCAAAGCTTTACACTCGCCCCCAGACGCCACCGCGCATCATTGGCGCAGCCGTTACCCCCCAGACGGCTGAGTGGTTCGGCAGTTTTGCAGATGGGCTGATTACCACGTCTCGCCCACCGGAAAAGCTGCGGCAAGTTGTAGAAGCCTTTCACCGAGGCGGCGGAGAGGGCAAACCCATGTACCTGAAGGTACAGCTTTCTTACGCCCAAGATGAGGCGACAGCAAGGACAGAAGCACACAAACAGTGGCGCAATAACATTTTTGAAAATATCTTGATGACAGAACTGCGGACACCGGCACAGTTTGATGCTGCCGGCCAGTTTGTGCAGCCAGAAGAACTGAATGAACACGTCAGAATCTCCGCAGATCCCCAGCAGCATATTGACTGGCTTCAGAAAGATTTGGAACTGGGATTTAGCGAGTTAATTCTGCACAATGTTAACCGGGATCAGCAGCAATTTATTGAAGTTTTTGGGGAAAAAGTGCTGCCGGTGCTGGCACAAAGTTCTGCAATTTAAGGGTGAATTGCCCCATCCGGCATGAGTGTCCTGTGAAGCTTTGCATTGCTCAGATTAGCCTGTTCCAGGTTAGCCTCAATCAGATTGGCTTCCTCAAGATTTGCTTTGCTGAGGTTAACGCCTCTGAGGTTAGCCCCTCTTAAATCAGCCCCAGCCAGATTGGCTTTGCTGAGGTTAGCGCCTCTGAGGTTAGCCCCTCTTAAATCAGCCCCAGCCAGATTGGCTTTGCTTAAATTTGTCCATCTGAAATCAGCCTTGTAAAGATCGGCCAAACTCAAATTAGCCCCAAAGATGTAAGCGCTACTGAGATGCGCCTCAATGAGATTTGCTTTTTGCAGGTCAGCTTTGTAAAGATGGGCGTTAATCAGTTCCGCTTCGTGAAGGTTGGCATTGCTAAGGTTTGCATGGCTGAGGTTCGCTGCAATCAACTTAGCGCTGCTGAGATTGGTTCTGTTAAGCTGAGCATCACTGAGATCGGCGCTGCTGAGGTTTGCCTCTCTGAGGTTCGTTGCGATCAGGTTAGCATTCGTGAGATCGGCTCCCACCAGGTTAGCATTCGTGAGATCGGCTCCCACCAGGTTAGCATTCGTGAGATCGGCTCGCGTCAAATTCGCTTTGATCAGGTTAGCAATGCTGAGGTTTGCTTCAATCAAATAAGCATCAATGAGTTCAGCTTCGTAGAGATTCGCAGTGGTTAGGTTAGCATGGCACAGATCCGCTGCAATAAGTTTGGTTTTGCATAGATCAGCGCCTCTGAAGTTAACGCCGCGCAGGTTGGCACCTCTGAGATTAGCGTTGCTGAGATTTGCTTCGCTCAAGTCCGGTTCTAAGTCTGGGTTTTCCGTTTTCCACTCAATCCATCTCACTGCACCTTTCTGCAGACGTGCGAGATGCTCTAGGTTTGCCATCTAAAGTTTCCTTTGCTTCAAATCCAGCAGTGCCAACAAAGACTGTAACAAGGCGTGATACCAAAATTTACGCTGACCTGAGAGGTTGGTTATTCGTTTCCACCGACAGGATTTTCCCGCCCAACCACATTTTCAATCGCTGCCACCGCTGCTTGAGAGCCGGCCATAATATCCCGTTCTTCTCCGCCCAAGTAGAGGCGTCCAAAGCTGCCCACCGCTTGAATTTCCAAGATATTAATCAAAGCAGCTTTTTCTGCTTCATTCGCAGCTAGGGCGGCGTAGGCAGCCGGTTGCACTTCTAAGACATAAAGTGTTTGCCCTGCTAAAATCATCTGTCCCCGTCTAGTGCGGTTAATCAGTTGGGTTTGGTGAGCATCAATGTTACGGATAATTTGACTGGAAACGATCCGGGGTTTCAGGCAGTCCCTTGCACTGACTCCCAAAGCGTCCAGAATGGCTTTACCGGCAGTTCGGGTGTCGCCTTGCCGGCTGGAATGAATTTCTAAAAGCCCATAAAGTCGTTCGACAACCTGCACCCCAGGACGTACCGAGGTGGCTTTCAGTGCAATATCGGTAATGCGGTTAATTTCAATGCCGGGTGAGATTTCAATCCACAAGGAAGTGTCACCGGGCAATGGTAGGAAACCCAGCGCAACGGTTCCCATATAAGCCGCGTGCTGAGGCTGCAAGCTGTCTAAAAATACATAACTGCGAAGTTCTATGCCCAAGCTCTAAATCTCCGTACAGGGGGAACCCCGATTCAAAGTGCAACATCTGAGTTTACCTTAGAGGTATTGCAAAAATCTTAAAAACCCATACAAAGGGCGCATACGACTGTCAACGCTATCTGCTATAGGCTAAGTTCTTCACCAGATTCGAGTAGAGCGATGGGATAGAAATAATGAGTTTAAGCACCTCAGTTGCTGCCAAATGAATTTCGCTTCTGAGGCTCAACCTCCGTTTTTACTTGCGCTTCAAAAAGTGCCATATCAAGGGATATTAGATATTACCTTCTACAGTCTCAAAACCGGCAACCCTTTAGGCGACTGACTTAGCAAGTTAGCTGAGCAAGGTTAGGTTGATAAACCCCTGAAGAGGCGACAAGGAAGCTAAAAAACAGACTGCAAAAGGGAAATAGCCCTTATGCTTCGCTGATAATGGGGCAGAGATTGAGGGGCAAATCAAAGTAGGAGTTGCAGTTCATCAGCAAAAGGAGTTGAGTTTAAATCTTATCAAAGCTACTATAGCTTGTTGAAAGAAGCTAAAATAACTTGGCAGAAAGCGCAGAGCATCAACTCGAGAAAAGACCCAGAAATAGTAAAAAAAAGAATAAAGAAATTGCCGAACTCTTAGAAAAACTGCGGCATTTAATTGAATCGGAGGCCCTAATCGTCTATATTCTGGACGAGTACCACTTAGTTTGGGGTAATGTTTGTGGCATGGTATGGGGGCCTACTCAAACTCGTGTAGAAATTCCAATAGTTAATCAACGAGAAAGACAAACTTACTATGGAGCTTTAAATTATTGGCCTAAAGAATTCACTTTGATGGAGTTTTAAAGTGGAAATAGAAAAATACGGTTGAATTCGTTCAACGATTGCACTCTCAACATCCCGGACAAAGAATTTTATTAATTTGGGATGGTGCCGCCTATCATCAAGGTACAGAAATGCAAAAGTTCTTAGAGGAAACGAATCAAGTGATTAGCTTGAGAACAATGGCTTGTGAGCTGTACTCGATTGGCCCCTTACGCGCCTGAATCTAATCCAGTAGAAACCCTTTGGCTCCAAAGAAAAAACTTATCAAGGCCATTTTATCCTTTTTGCAAAAGCTTTTCAGCTGTGAAACACTTATTTCACTTCTTTTTAGAGAAGCAAATTTTTAACTTTCCCAATTTTAAAAAATATCCAGCTTTTTCACAACTCAATTAGAAATGCTATAGCAACATTCAGTTATTTGCGAACCCTAAAAACTCCAGTTTTTCTTCCAGACTTCTCATCCTCACGATGTTTGAAATCAGATAGGAGAAATTGAAGGTGAAAAACAAAATAATGTTACAGCCTTGATTTGCAGTTCCTTGATTTTGAGGCCTATGGAGTTAAATTAATCTACATTTTAGCCTTCATGTCACCCCCTTAGAAAGTCAAGTCTCATCCAATCAAGGGAAAGTAAAGGCCCATCAATAGCTCTTAATTCAATAGAGTTATCAAAATCATTATAAATACAATATCTTATTTTACCAATCCTATCTCTACCATAGCCCACTGCACCCACACAAATTATATATTTATCATCAGAATTCAAGGCAAATATTTGATTGTAAATAAATTGATAGTTTTTCGCGTAGAAAGGATCATCATTATTTTTGCCAAAAACAAGGGGATAATGGATATGGCCAATAAATGTTATTCGATAATTTGTTTCATCAAATACATTCCATGCTTCTATGTCACTATCAATCTTTATTTTCTTGAATCTGGGTGATATATGTGTATAAATAACATCCTCTTCAATAATCTCTTCTGGCAGGCTTAATAGATAGTTATTTATGTCTGAAGTTAACTTTAAGTTATTAAATTCATCATGATTGCCCTTCACGCATTGTATACTTCTACTCCTAATTTCATTGACAGCCTCCTCATCTCTATCACCACCCTCTACAATATCTCCTAAGCAAATAATTCTATCGCAATTATTTCTATCAATGTCATTCAACACAGTTATTAATCCATCATAATTACCATGTATGTCTGATATTATTGCTGTTCTCATATATCTCTTATCTCTTGATTTTTAGGTAAAGCGCCTAACTATTTCTTAGACCAAAAAAAATTCCATCTAGTGAACTTTTATCGAACAAAAAGCAGAAACTTGCTCTGTAACTATCCCATAAATACCGATGGCCAGAAACTTTCCGTATATTCTCCAAATTGTTTCGCTTCATCTAACAAAACAACTAATCTTTCATGGCTAGGTCAAACAACATCAGGGATAACATTATCAGCATCCGAAAAAATAATTTCCTGGTGTGTCGCCGCTTGCCCTAAACCTGTAGATAGCGACCAAGCATCCAGGGAAGCAAAAATTCTACCACAAGTTTTTTTGGTGGTTCCAGTGCGGCGCTCTTGTCACAAATAACTCTCCATCAATAATCTCGTAGCGATTTCCGTTATCTGGAAATAATTCCAGATCTGCGGTTGTCCAGCGCACTCTCTCACTTGCTGTATGGGTGATTCAACTACTTTTTCTTACTATTTGTTAAAATTATACAAACTTTTAACAATTATGGCGATAAAAATACTAAATTTATCTTTAAATTACTCTATCTAAGTCTTCATGTCTCAAGCCCAAAAACTGCATCAAATTCTTGAACAACCTGGTATTCTTACACTCCCAGGAATTTATGATTGTATTGGCGCTCAGATGGTCGAACAACTCGGCTTTGAGGTCGTATTTACCAGTGGTTTCGGAATCGCCGGCTCAACCCTTGGTCGCCCAGATTACGGCTTGCTCACCGGCACTGAAATGCTCTACAGCGTCGGACGCATTGCACAGTCAATTAGCATCCCTCTCGTTGCAGATATCGACACCGGCTATGGCAACCCCCTCAACGTCATCCGCACTGTTACCGATATCGTACAATTGGGAGTCGCCGGCATCCTTTTAGAAGACCAAGAATGGCCGAAAAAATGCGGTCACATGGAAGGAAAAAGAGTAATTTCTGCCGAAGAACACGTCGAAAAAATTAAAGCTGCCGTTCATGCGAGAGGCGATAGCGGCTTAGTCATTATTGGTCGGACTGATGCCCGCGCACCATTAGGATTAGAAGAAGCCATTCGCAGAGGACGCGCTTATTATGAAGCCGGCGCAGATATCATTTTTATAGAAGCGCCGCAGTCAATTGAAGATTTAAAAGCAATTGCATCGGCTTTTCCCGATGTGCCGCTATTTGCCAATATGATAGAAGGGGGAAGAACACCCCTACTCACCGCTCAAGAATTGCAACTATTAGGCTATAAAATTGTAGTGTTTCCGCTTGCCGGCTTGTTTGCTGCAACAAAAGCAATGGCGAATTGTTTCCGCCATTTAAAAGAACATGGGACCACTGCCGGCTTCGAGGATTTAGTGAATTTTCAAGAATTTGAGCAAATTATTGGCGTGCCAAAATATCGTCAATTGGAGCAACAGTTTAAAGTTTAAACATTTTGATTGCACCGGCATTATATCGTGCTGGTGCAATAGTAAAACAGGTTTCCAATTCCCCAAATTTCATAAATCTATCGTTTGGAGTTCAAAAAAACTATGGGACGTTATGTACTCAATCAATCGTTTGGAACGATAGAAGGATATTTTGGTAAGCCATTGGTTGATCGCGAAGTCATGGTCAATTATCCTATAAAAGGCTTGCAAAAATTCTTTCCAGACTTTCCAGCGGATGGAGAGTTTAGGATCGCATTTGTCAATGGAAAAGCCCAAAGAATTGAAGTGGCTCCAGAATTGCCGCCTAAGTTGTTATTTGAATATATCTTTGGATATCCAGCGCCGGTTGAAATCATTTTTGTAGAATCGATTATAACGGGCGGCCACCGAACTACTATCTGTTTAGGAGATGGGATAAGGGCTGAAATTATGTTAACCGGCGCAGGTGGAGTAGCCAACTATACCAATTTATACTATGATGAAGAGTTTGTTAGACCTTACGATGTTTTGCGCGGACAAACTATCGTCTATAACTCTCAATGGACAGATTATCTTGCTACATCAGTCAAAGAAGCTGAATATCCTTGGCTTTCTCAGCGGCAAGTTACAGAAAAAGATTTAATCGATGCAGATTGGGTCAAGCGGTATGTGATGAAAACTTCAATTTACGCCCGTAAAGGACTGATATTTTGCCATCCGCTCGCTAAAGCAATCTTTACGAAACAACAATGGTATCGCCCAATTTATCGAACTCATGAGTTTGGCGCTCGATTAAACAATTTGCTGAATGCAGTAGAAAAATATACAGCAAATTCGAAGTCTATGAGGTACAGTAGCAGCAATGTGTAAACCAATTTTTGAGATGTTCGAGATTCATTAATTGAAGTGCTAGTTTAATTAAACCATCAACTCCAGA
This genomic window contains:
- a CDS encoding TIGR03885 family FMN-dependent LLM class oxidoreductase; this encodes MAKFGYHASHEQFKPSALLEWAQMAQQAGFTAALSSDHFHPWSEQQGESGFAWSWLGAAMQATSLSFGVVCAPGQRYHPAIIAQAAATLAEMFPDRFWVALGSGQALNEQITGTVWPAKAERNARLKECIEIIRALWAGETVTHHGRVCVEEAKLYTRPQTPPRIIGAAVTPQTAEWFGSFADGLITTSRPPEKLRQVVEAFHRGGGEGKPMYLKVQLSYAQDEATARTEAHKQWRNNIFENILMTELRTPAQFDAAGQFVQPEELNEHVRISADPQQHIDWLQKDLELGFSELILHNVNRDQQQFIEVFGEKVLPVLAQSSAI
- a CDS encoding pentapeptide repeat-containing protein gives rise to the protein MANLEHLARLQKGAVRWIEWKTENPDLEPDLSEANLSNANLRGANLRGVNFRGADLCKTKLIAADLCHANLTTANLYEAELIDAYLIEANLSIANLIKANLTRADLTNANLVGADLTNANLVGADLTNANLIATNLREANLSSADLSDAQLNRTNLSSAKLIAANLSHANLSNANLHEAELINAHLYKADLQKANLIEAHLSSAYIFGANLSLADLYKADFRWTNLSKANLAGADLRGANLRGANLSKANLAGADLRGANLRGVNLSKANLEEANLIEANLEQANLSNAKLHRTLMPDGAIHP
- a CDS encoding metallophosphoesterase family protein, producing the protein MRTAIISDIHGNYDGLITVLNDIDRNNCDRIICLGDIVEGGDRDEEAVNEIRSRSIQCVKGNHDEFNNLKLTSDINNYLLSLPEEIIEEDVIYTHISPRFKKIKIDSDIEAWNVFDETNYRITFIGHIHYPLVFGKNNDDPFYAKNYQFIYNQIFALNSDDKYIICVGAVGYGRDRIGKIRYCIYNDFDNSIELRAIDGPLLSLDWMRLDFLRG
- a CDS encoding isocitrate lyase/PEP mutase family protein; protein product: MSQAQKLHQILEQPGILTLPGIYDCIGAQMVEQLGFEVVFTSGFGIAGSTLGRPDYGLLTGTEMLYSVGRIAQSISIPLVADIDTGYGNPLNVIRTVTDIVQLGVAGILLEDQEWPKKCGHMEGKRVISAEEHVEKIKAAVHARGDSGLVIIGRTDARAPLGLEEAIRRGRAYYEAGADIIFIEAPQSIEDLKAIASAFPDVPLFANMIEGGRTPLLTAQELQLLGYKIVVFPLAGLFAATKAMANCFRHLKEHGTTAGFEDLVNFQEFEQIIGVPKYRQLEQQFKV
- a CDS encoding YARHG domain-containing protein, encoding MGRYVLNQSFGTIEGYFGKPLVDREVMVNYPIKGLQKFFPDFPADGEFRIAFVNGKAQRIEVAPELPPKLLFEYIFGYPAPVEIIFVESIITGGHRTTICLGDGIRAEIMLTGAGGVANYTNLYYDEEFVRPYDVLRGQTIVYNSQWTDYLATSVKEAEYPWLSQRQVTEKDLIDADWVKRYVMKTSIYARKGLIFCHPLAKAIFTKQQWYRPIYRTHEFGARLNNLLNAVEKYTANSKSMRYSSSNV